CGGTCTCCACCATCGACAGCGTCATGCCCTTGGCGCCGTAGCCGAACAGCTTCAGGTTGCGCCGCTCGGTGGCGAGCATGCCGGCATGCACGGCTGCGTCGCCCATGTCCACGTAACGGCCGAGGATGGCGGCGAAGGCCTCGTTGGCGGCGCGGTAGTAGTCCTCGCTGTGCCACAGGGTGTCGTCGCCGTCGAAACCGATGAGTTGCAGCATGCTCCCTCCCCGTCGTGTGTCATGGCCCCGCATCGCCCTCGAGCTGGCGCGCCAGCGCGTACAGTACGCGCAGGTCGTCGGCCTCGAGTGCCTCGCCTTCGAGGCTGCGGAAATGATGGCGGAACGCGCGCACCGCGGCGGCGCGGTCGTCCAGCGGATAACCGATCGCCGCCAGCGCCAGCCACGGATCGAACCCCGGCGGCGGATCGGCCAGCGGCACGCGCGGCCACAGACCATAACCGGCTGCCGCCAGCCGCGCCCAGGGAAAGCGCGGCCCCGGATCGAGCTTGCGCGCGGGCGCCAGGTCCTCGTGGCCGATCACCTGCGTCGGCGGTATGCGCCAACGCCGGGTGAGATCGGCGAGCAACACCAGCAGACCATCGATCTGCGCCTCGGGGAACGGGGCATGGCCGTCGTTGACGAGCTCGATGCCGATCGAGGCCGAGTTGACGTCGGTGATGGTCCCCCAGCGTCCGGCGCCGGCATGCCAGGCACGCTCATCGTCGGCCACCAGTTGATAGATGTGCCCGTCGGTGCCGAGCAGGTAATGCGCACTCACCGGACCTGACGCATTGGCCGAACGCAGAATCGCCAGGCTGCGCGCCAGCGAGGCCTCGTCGGTGAAATGCAGCACGATCAGCACCGGACGACGCGCATCGTGATGGGGCGAAGGCACCCAGCTCGCCAGCGGATTGCGCGCGGGCACCGGTGCACAGGCGGCCAGCACGAGCGCCAGCATCGCTCCCAGCGTTGCCATCCACACGCGCACGCTCGCAACCTCCGACGGATCAACCGCGTGCATTGTCACGGGACGCAGGCTTTTTGCCCACCGCCCCTGCCGGCGTTCGCGTCAAACCCAATGGCATTGCCTGCGCTCGTGATCGGCCAGGCTGCAAGGCAAGGACGCGGCTTTGCACGCGTGAAGCGCCCGGCCACGCTGCGCAGAAGCCGGGGCAACAGGAAGGCACCGGATGCCGTACCTTCAGCGCGACGTCACCGCCCGCCGTCGTCCTCGCGAATCCCAGGCTCTGGCGATCGAGCCGTGAGGCGGTGAGCGAAGCCCCGGCAGGCCGGCACAAAGGCAACCGAGCACAAGGCCGGCGCTCACCACCCCTCCCCGCGATGGGTGGCGAAATAGCTGCGCAGGAAGGCGTGCCGGGCGGCGCCGGGGTCGTATTCGATATGCACGGGCAGCTCCAGCCACTGGCGCGGCACCGGGTCTTGATGGATACCGACGGCGGGCCACGGCGGCAAGCCGGCGTCGTTGGGGTCGCCCTGCGCCACGAAGGCGCGCACATAGGCCGAGAACAGGCCCGCCAGGGCCCGATCGGCGGCGTCCCAGGCATACACCGGGTTGCCGGCCAGGTTGTCGAGCGCGTACTCGATCTCGGCGCTGTGCACCGCACCGGGCGCCTCCGCATCCACCGCCGCAGGCACCCGCGGCCTGGGCCGCGGATGGGCGTAAAGGTAGAAATACACCGGCGCGCCGCTCGCCCGATGCGCATCCATCCAGCGCCAGGTGCTGTGCGCGACGAAAAGGTCGCCGGCCAGTTCGCGCGCGGACCGGCGCACCTGCGCTTCGTCCGCACCCGGATAGAGCGCAAGCGCCTGCGCAGCCTGGGTGCCGAACAGGCGTCGCAACGCCGCGCGGTAATGCGCCGGGGTCGGCGTGGCGCCATGCAGGAGGGCCGGGTAATCGCCCTCCTGGGTATTGCTGCCGAGCAGCAGCGGCACTTTGGCCTGATCGCCGCGGGCAAAAGTCGCTTCCGGCGGCTCGGACAGAAACAGGCCGTCCACGTCCGGGCGCGCCGGCGTGGGCTCGATGGCCGCGCTGGCCTCGAGTAGCGCCGCGGCCGGCAAGTCACGCAAGGCGGTCAGCGACGATGCCCCGGCACGGGCGGCCCACCGCGCGCCGCGCTGCATCGCCTCCGCCCTGGGCAGCGGCGCGAGCGGGGCGATCAGCGCGCCGCTTTCGCCCAGCGCCCCGGCGATCAGATCACGTGTCAGTGGAGAGGCCATGAGCGCGCTCACCGACATCGCCCCGGCCGACTCGCCGCCCACGGTGATCCGCGCAGGATCGCCGCCGAAAGCGGCAATGTTGGCCTTCACCCAGGCCAGCGCCGTCGCCTGGTCGAGCAAGCCGTAATTGCCGGCGGCCTGTTGCGACGACTCCTCCGCCAGGGCCGGCAAGGCCAGGAAACCGAACACGTCGAGCCGGTAATTGAGCGTCACCACCACCAGGCCACGGGCAGCGAGCGCGGCACCGTCATAGCGCGGTTCGGAGCCATCGCCGGCCAGGAACCCGCCACCATGCAGATAGACCAGCACCGGATACGCCGTGCCGGCAGCCGGTGCCCAGACATTGAGATAGAGGCAGTCCTCGGCCATGCCGGGGCTGCGAAAACGCATGTCGGCAAAGAGCGGCCGCTGCATGCAGCGCGGCCCGAAAGTCGTGGCCTGGCGCACGCCCTGCCAGACCGCTGCCGGTCGCGGCGGCCGCCAGCGCCAGGCGCCGATCGGCGGTGCGGCATAGGGGATCCCCAGAAAGGCCCGCACCATTCCTTGGGGTCGCGCGATTGGAAAACCCTCGAGCACGCCGCCGGCGACCGTCACCCGCGGCGGCAGCGGCGCAGCCATGCCCGGCGCACCCGTCAGAGCCAACGACAACAGCAGCGCGGCGCGCCTCGCCGCGGCCAGGAAACGGACCATCGCCATGCGCCTTGCCTGATGCTTCGAAAAAAACGTCCCGCGCATCATAGAAGCACGCACCCGTGATTTCGGAGCCGGCGAGCCGCCTTGGGGGATTTTCAAAAACCGCCATGGCACGACGCATGTCCGTGCCGCCGCCGTCGATGGCTTGGGGTGCCTTACTCCATGCCGCGGCCTGCCGTCCAGGACCGGCCATACAGGGCAACCCGCGCGTACCACCGACAGGGCATGCAACGCCGTGCCGAGGCCTGCAGCCGCGTCGGCGCCGATTCATCGGCAGGGCGCCGGGCGCGCTTATACTCCGGCAGCCGTCGATCGCTGCACGTACGCCTCGCCTCGCGGGGTGCCTGGAAACCGCATCCATCCGCCGTCCATCCGTTGAGGGAGCCTGCCCGTGAGCCTCTCGCTCACCCCCGAAATGATCCTGGTGCTCGGGCTGGTGGGCTTCACCATGCTGATGCTGGTGCTGGAGTGGGTCCGCGCCGACCTGGTGGCGCTGCTGGTGGTGGTGGTGATCGGCCTCACCGGCCTGGTGCCTTCCGACCGCGTGTTCAACGGCTTCGCCGGCAACGCGGTGATCGCGATCATCGCCATCATGATCATGGGCGCGGGGCTGGACCGCGCCGGCGTGCTCGCGCTCACCGCCAACTTCGTCATGCGCATGGCGCGCGGCAAGGAATCGCGGCTGGGCGTGGTGATCAACTCGGTGGTGAGCCTGTTCAGCGCGGTGATCCCGAGCCAGGCGCTGGCGGCGCTGATGATCCCGGTCGCCAGCCGGCTGTCGGCGCGCACCGGCGTGCCGCTCTCCCGGCTGCTGCTGCCGATGGCCTGCTGCATCCTCACCGCCACCAACACCACGCTGATCGCCAACTCGCCGCTGATCCTGCTCAACGACCTCATCGCCAGCGCCAACAACAACCTGCCGCCCGGCGCGCACACCATCCCCAAGTTCGGCCTGTTCAGCGTGACGCCGGTGGGTCTGGCGCTGGCCCTGCTCGGCATCTTTTTCTTCTATTTCTTCGGCAACCGGCTGGTGCCCGAGCGGGAAGACCCGCGACTCAAGGTCACGCCGGGCCGCACCGAAAGCTATTTTGCCGACACCTACGGCATCGTCGGCGAGACCGCCGAGCTCACCGTCACCGCCGAGAGCCCGCTGGTCGGCATGAGCGTGGGCGAGGTCGAGCAGCTGCACGATGCGCCCATGATCCTGGCGATCAAGAGCGGCAACGAGGCGCGCATGGCGCCGCCCGGCGACCACGTGATCTGGGTCGGCACCGTGCTCGGCGTGCTCGGCCCGCGCGAGCAGCTGGCCCAGTTCGCCAACAACCAGCTGTGCCGCATCTCGTTCCGCATGCGCCAGCTCGGGGATCTGTTCAACCCCAGCCGGGCCGGCATTTCCGAGGCGGTGATCCCGCCCAATTCGCGCTTCATCAAACGCACCCTGGGCGAGCTGCATCTGCGCAAGCGCTACGGCATCTCGGTGCTCGCCGTCCATCGCGGCGACAAGGTGCTGCGCGGCGATCTGCACGATGTCAGCCTGCGTGCCGGCGACACCCTGGTGCTGCATTCGAGCTGGCGCGATCTGGCGCGTGCCGCCGAGGACAAAGACCTGGTGGTGGTCACCGACATCCCGCGCGAGGAGCAGCGCCCGAACAAATTGTGGCAGGCGGTCGGCTTCTTCGTGCTGGCCAAGTGCCTGGCGCTGTTCACCAATCTCGATCTCTCGGTGGCGATGATGACCGGCGCGGTCGGCATGCTGCTCACCGGCGTGCTCAACATGGACGAGGCCTACCAGGCGATCAACTGGAAGACCATCTTCGTCACCGCGTGCCTGATCCCGCTCGGCTGGTCGATGGACGCCACCGGCACCGCCAGCTGGCTGGCGCAGGAAGTCCTGCTGCACCTGGGCCACGCCCCGCACTGGGTGCTGCAGCTGGCGCTGGCCGTGCTCACCCTGCTGTTCTCGCAGGTCATGTCCAACGTCGGCGCCACGGTCATGATGGTGCCCATCGCCATCAGCGTGGCCACCGCCACCGGCGGCAACCCGGCCGCCTACGCGCTGATCGTGGCGGTGTCCTCGTCCAACACCTTCCTGCTGAGCTCCGGCCACCCAGCGCTGATGATGGTCACCGGCCCCGGCGGCTACCGCGCCCGCGACTTCCTGCGCGTGGGCACCCCGCTCACCCTGGCCGTGCTGGTGGTGACCCTGGTCGCGATCAATCTGATGTACCGCTGAAGGCGGCTCATCCGTCGAGCCAGACCGCACCATCGGCCACGCGGACCGACACCGCCTGGAGCTGCTGGCCGCGGCAGGGACCGCCGATGCACAGGCCATCGGCCAGGCGGAAGCTCGCGCCGTGTGCGGCGCAGATCAAGGTGTCGCCGCTGCGCAAAAACTGGCCGGGCGCCCAGTCCAGCCGCCGGCCGGCATGCGGGCAGACGTTGCGCCAGGCGCATACGCTGCCGCCGCGGCGCAGCAGGATCAGGCTCTCGGTACCCTCGGGAAGCGACGCCTCGACCGCGCTCGGTTCGCCTTCGGCAATCTCGTCCAGACGGCACAGCGGCGTCTGCGGGGATGCGGCCATCGGACACTTGTCCTGCATACGGAAAACGGTCATGGTAGCAAGGCAAGTCCTTGATTATCAAAACAGGTTTTTAACATGCAACGCTGGTTGTCACGCCCCGTCCGTCCGCGCCATCCGTTGTTGCGCTTGCTCTCCCTGGCGCTCACCCTCGTGCTTGGCCTGATGCTGCTGCTCGCCGGATTCGTGCTCGGCGCCATCCTTCTCGCCGGCGGCTGCCTGTGGCTCGCTCTCCGGCAGGCGCGCAAGGGGCGCAAGAACACCACGCCGGCCGGCGGTACCGTGCTGGAAGGCGAGTTCGTCGTCATCGAACGCGGGCCCTCGCGCTGAAAATCGCGCTGCCGACCGGCGCATGAAACGGATGGCGAGGCGACGCCCCGGCGCACAGCATGGGCGCCTCGTCCCGATGGAAAGCCCCATGAACGCCGATCCGCTGGAACAGGTCCGCTTGTTGCTGGAGCAGGCGGAGGAAGCGCCGCGTCTGGCGCAACTGGCCGCCGCCGTGCACTTGAGTGCGGCGCATCTGCAGCGCAGCTTTCGCCGGCGATACGGCGTGAGTCCGGCCGAATACCACCGCGCACGCCGGCTGGCGCGGCTCAAGCATGCGTTGCGCGACGGCGACACGGTGACCGCCGCGACCTACACGGCCGGCTTTGGCTCGGCCAGTCGCGTGTACGAGCACAGCGACCGCCTGCTCGGCATGACGCCGGCGAGCTATCGCACCGGCGGCGCAGGCGCGGCGATCCGCTACACCACCACCACGACCCCGCTCGGACGTCTGTTGGTGGCGACGACCGAACGCGGCCTGTGCGCGGTGTCGCTCGGCGATGATGACGACGAACTCGCGCGCCGTCTGGCCGCGGAGTTCCCGCGCGCCACGCGCGAGCGGGTCGACGCCGGACGCGCGGAATGGCTGGATGCGGCCATCGCCCGGGTCAGCGCCATGCTCGGCTGGAACGACGCGCGGGCAGCCGACCTGCCACCGCTCGACGTCGCCGCCACCGCCTTCCAGTGGCGCGTGTGGGACGCGCTGACGCGCATCCCGGCCGGCGAGACGCGCAGCTACGGCGAGCTTGCCGCCGCCATCGGCCATCCCGGCGCTGCGCGTGCGGTCGGTCGCGCCTGCGGCAGCAACCGGCTCGCCTTCCTGGTGCCCTGTCACCGCGTGGTGCGCGAGGACGGCTCGCCCGGCGGCTGGCGCTGGGGCGTGGAACGCAAGCGCGAACTGCTGGCGCGGGAGCGCGACGGCCTCGCCGGCAACGCGCTGTCGCGCAGGCGCGGCGCCAAGTAATCTGCGATGTCCCGCGTCGCGCGACGTGCTTGCACTTGTCATCGCCCATGACCGGATCGACCGTCACCGCGCAAGCGGCGCCCACGCTCATGGAACCGCGCCTGCTGGTGCCGCTGTCGCTGCTCGCGCTGTACCTGATCTGGGGGTCGACCTATCTCGGCATCCGCATCGCGCTGGAAAGCTGGCCACCCTTCCTGCTCGCCGGCGTGCGTTTCCTGTGTGCCGGCGTGGCGATGTACGGCTACCTGCGCTGGCGCGGCGCAGCGGCACCGACGCGGCGACAGTGGCGCAACGCCGCGATCACCGGCGTGCTGCTGCTCGGTCTCGGCAACGGCCTGGTGTGCTACGCCGAACAACGGGTGAGTTCGGGCATCGCCGCGGTGGCGGTGGCGGTGGCCAGCATGCCGCTGTTCGCCGCGCTGCTCCACGGCCTGTACGGCCGCACCGACCCCTTTCCGTCAGGCTTGTGGACCGTGGGTGGCGAACACTTGCGTGCTGCCATCCGCGAGGATCAGCAGCACTGAGTAACGCTGCGCGGTGCCCATCTCCATACCCGGCGAGCCCATCGGCATGCCCGGGACGGCCAGGCCGCGGGCATGGGGGCGCTCGGCCAGCAGCTGTTGGATGTCCTCCGCCGGCACATGGCCTTCGATCACGTACCCGCCGATCACGGCGGTGTGGCACGAAGCGGCCTCGGTGGGTACGCCCAGGCGTGCCTTGATCGCCGGCATCGATGCCTCCGCGTGGACAGTGGGCGTGTAGCCGTGGGCGCGCAGGTAGTCGACCCAGGCGCCGCAGCAGCCGCACGACGGATCGCGGTAGACCGCGATCGCAGTGCCGGCGGCCAGGACGGCGGTGGGCAGCAAGGCACCCGCGCCAAGCAGCAGAGCGCCGACAGCAGAGAGGAAGCGCGACCTCACGGCGTGCTCGCCTCGGGCGCCGACTGCCACTGCACCGCGGTGATCTTCCAGGCGGCCCCGACCTTCTTGAGGGTCAGCCGTTCGCGGCTGCGCAGTGCGAACGGCTTGCCGTTGTGCGTGCCGGTGATACGGGATTCACTGCCCACCATGGCGGTGTCACCCATCGGCATGGAGCCCATCCACAGCGGCACCACCTTGGCGCTCTTCATGAAGGCCAGATCCTCGCTCAGATGGCCGGCGGCATAGGCCGCGCGCGATTGCGTCTGGCCGCCTTCGCTCAGCGTCGCCTCCGGTGCGAGCAGGCCGAGCACCACTGTGCGATCGCCATGCTCCAGCGCACCATGGAAGGCTTGGGCAACCTCCTCGGCGTCGGGAGCGGCCTTCGGGGTCAGGCCGTCCCGCGAGAGCGGAGCCTCGGGACCGGACGCTGCTTGCGGCTCGTCGCCATGGCTGTGACCGGCGCCCGCCGCGTGCTCGTCCATGGCATCCATGCTGCCACCTTCGCCCTGGTGGTGGCCTTCCGCCTCGTCGCCGCCGTGGCTGTGGTGGCCGCCAGCCTCATCGCCCATGTCCATGTCCTCATCCGGCGGTGCCTTGGCGACCATGTCCTTGTATTGCTGGGGCGTCATGTCCGGCAGCTGTTGCAGGAAGGCCACCATGCTCCAGATGGTGTCGTCGTCGTGGCTGGTACCCCAGGCCGGCATGGCGCTCATCTTGATGCCGTGTTTGATGATCCAGAAGGCATCCTTCGGATCGACCCGCACCTGCGAGAGATTGGGGGGCTGCGGGTAGAGGCCCGGGCGGATCTCCGAATCGCTCATGCCCGGCTTCAAGTGGCAGTCGGTGCACATGGCGGCGTACTGGCCGGCGCCTTTGAGGATCAGTTGCGGGTCCTTGAGGTTCGGTACCTGGATGTCTTCCGAACGCGCATGGATCGATCGCTCCCGTAGCGTCTGCAGGATCGCGAAGACCGGACGGGTGTGATGATCGTCGGCGCCGATGTTGTAGATGCCGGAGTAGATGAAGACCGCGCCGCCAGCGATCAGGATGGCGAGCAGCGCGACGACCGCGATGCTGTAGTGCTTGACGTGTTGCTTCATGGCGTTCCCCCTTAGAACCAGATACGGAAGCCGGCCACCCACTGCCGGTCGAAAAGCCCTTGGCCGTCCTCGCGCGCGAAGTCCGCGGTGCCGCCAAAGCGGCGCGTCCAGACCACGCCGACGTAGGGCGCGAATTGGCGATTGAACTCGTAGCGCAAGCGCAGGCCCAGAGAGGCATCGGACAGACCGCTGCCCAGGTGCCTGGCCGGGTCGGACTTGCCGTAGGCGTTGGCCTCGACCTCCGGTTGCAGGATCAGCCGCTGTGTGAAGAACAGCTCGTACTCGGCACGGACGCGAGCGGCCGTACGGCCGGAGGGACCCACATAGCCGGTTGCCTCCAGTTCGAACCAATAGGGCGCCAGGCCCTGGATGCCAAAGGCGGCCCACTGGCGATTCGGCCCTTCGCCGGCATCGGTGCGCACGCCCAGCTGGGTGCTCCAGAAGGTGGCGATGGTGTGGTTCCAGAACGCCTCGATGCTTCCATCGTCGAGCTTGCCGCCGCTGCGTTCGCCTTCGGTGCGCAGCCAGAGCTTGTCGTAGTCGTTGCCATACCAGCCCTCGATCTCCCACTGCTGGCCGTTGCCGTCCTTGCCGTGGAAGGCCTCCAACTGGTCAACCAGCAGCATGGTGATGCGGGCGTTGTCGTCCATGGCCATGTCGATGCCGTTGGTGGGGCCGTAATCCACGCCCGCGGAATAGTCGGGGTCGCGGGCATCGGGCGGCGGATGGCCGCCTTGCATCGGGCCCATGGTCATGCCCTGCATCGAGCCGTGCTCCATGCCCGGCATGCTGTTCATCGAACTACTGGATGCCTGGGGTGGGGTCGATGAGCCATGGTCCATGCCCTGCATCGAATCATGGTCCATGCCCTGCATTGAGCCGTGATCCACCCTGTGCATGCCGTCCATCGACCGGCTGGATGTCGAAGGCGGGGCGGGCTTGGGGTTGACGGGGGTGGCAGACGTCGGCGCCGTGGTGGATGCGGGCGCCGGCATGGCCATGCCGGGCATGGCTTCCATGTCCATGCTTGCACTGCTGCCGGCGGTGGCCGGCACATCCTGGGCATGCGCCGCAAGCGGTAGCAGCGCGCACAAGGCAGCAACCAGCGCCAGGCGCTGCAGTCGGAGGGAAAGAAAGAGGCTCATGACACCACCACCTCACGGAACATGCCCGCTTCCATGTGATAAAGCAGATGGCAGTGGTAGGCCCACCGCCCCGGGTTGTCGGCATTCACACGGTAGGTGATGCGCTGCGCCGGCTGCACGTTGATGGTGTGCTTGCGCGCCAGGAACTGTCCGTTCGGGTCCTCCAATTCGCTGAACATGCCGTGCAGGTGAATCGGGTGGTTCATCATCGTGTCGTTGACCAGCACGATGCGCAGGCGCTCGCCGAAGTTGAAATGCACCGGCTTGGCCTCAGAGAACTTCTGTCCGTCGAAGGACCACATGAAGCGCTCCATGTTGCCGGTCAGATGCAGTTCGATCTCGCGCTGCGGCTCGCGTGGATCGATCGGTCCATCGAGCGAACGCAAATCCGCGTAGGTCAGCACGCGACGGCCGTTGTTGCGCAAACCGATGCCGGGGTCATCAAGGTTGGTGCGCGGCATGTCCACGTGCATGTCCACCCCGGGGCCATACTCGGTGCGCGCGTGCCGGACCATGGGTTGACCGCCTGGCGTGAGGTTGCCCATGCCTTGCATGCCACCCATGTCCATCCCCGGCATGTTCATGCCCTGCATGCCACTCATGTCCATGCCTGGCGTGGCGCCGGCCGTATGCCCACCGCCCTGGCCCATGCCGCCCATCGGCATGGCCCCCATCATGTCCTGCATGCTCAGCCACACCCGCGGGTCCATCGCCGGCACCTCGGCCTCCATCCCCTCGCGTGGCGCGAGCGTGCCGCGGGCATAGCCAGTGCGGTCGATCGCCTGGGCGAAGAGGGTGTAGGCGCGCGCGTCCTGCGGTTCCACGATCACGTCGTAGGTTTCGGCCACCGAGATGCGGAACTCATCGACCGACACGGGCGCGACGTCCTGGCCGTCGGCGGATATCACCGTCATCTTCAAGCCGGGGATGCGCACGTCGAACAGGGTCGAGGCCGAGCCGTTAATGAAGCGCAGGCGGATCTTTTCGCCGGGCTTGAAGATGCCGGTCCAGTTGCCCGCCGGCGCCGCGCCATTCATCAGATAGGTGTAGGTATAGCCACCGACGTCGGAGAGGTCGGTGGGGTTCATGCGCATCTGGTTCCACATCTTGCGCTTGGCCAGCGCCTGGCTCAGGCCTTTTTCGCGCACGTCGCGGAAGAAGTCCGGTACCGTCGGCTGGGTGAAATTGAAGTAATCGCTTTGCTTCTTGAGCTTGGCGAAGATGTGCTCAGGGTCCTCGTCGGTCCAGTCGTTGAGCATGACGACGTAATCGCGGTCGGTCGGATAGCGCTCGGGTCCGGCCGGCTCGATCACCAGCGGGCCGAACAGGCCGGTCTGCTCCTGGAAGCGCGAATGGGAGTGGTACCAGTAGGTGCCCGACTGGCGCACCTCGAAGCGGTAGACGAAGGTTTCGCCCGGGGCGATGCCGTCAAAGGCGATGCCGGGCACGCCATCCATCTGGAACGGCAAGAGGATGCCGTGCCAGTGGATCGAGGTCTGGCTGTGTAGCCGGTTGGTCACGCGCAGGGTCACGGTGGTGCCTTCTTTCCAGCGCAGGATCGGGCCCGGCAAACTACCGTTGACGGTGATGGCCATGCGTGGTGCGCCGGTGTAGTTGACCGGGGTTTCGGCCACCTCGAGGTGGAAGTCGGTGCCGCTCAGTACGGTGGGCTGGCCGGGGCTGGTCAGCGCCCAGACCTTGCTGGGACGCAATAGGCCCAGGCCGGCGACGGCGCCGCCCAGGGCCACGCCCTGGACAAAGCGACGCCGTGACAGATCGGCCGCCGAAGGCGGGGGAAACAGTTTCATGGGTACTCTCCAGAATCACAGGCACCGTAGGATGGTGCCGACAGGCGGTAACGCGAGCGCACGTAGGCGCTCGGCCCGGCTCAGCGGATCAAGCGAAGGAGAGTCCGGCCGAAGGTGGCCGCAACGGAGGGGCCGTCGGGGCCGAAGGCGCGTGAACACGCCCCGGCGACGGGTAGACCGTGGTCGTCAACGCGCCCGGGAACCGGCCTGCCGGGGTCGGCGGCAGGGCACTGGCGCACATGCCGGCGCAAGCGCAGAGGTGGCCGGCCGGGGTACCGCAGCAGGGGGTGTGTGCCTCGCAGCAATCGTGCGAAGGCACGTGGTTCGACCCATGATGGATGGGTTCACCGACCGCCGCGGTCGCTGCGTGCATGGCATGCGTGGGTGTGCCTGCCATCCCGAACGGCGCGGCGGCCAGCGAGGTGACGACCAACATCAGCCACGCCAGCAGTCCCAGGGCACGAAGGCCACGGGAGCGTGCGAAGGGGCGTAGCGACGGGGTCATGGACTGGAGGGTACCCGCGTGGACCTGCCCCCTCAACCCTGGAGGCAGGTCCATGCGGTTTAGGGCTTGCTGTAGCCCATGTGCAAGGTGATCTTGTCGCCGGCCTTGAGGTTGGTCACCGCGGAGGCCGGGAAGTGCACCTTGAGCATCATGCCTTCGGCGTTGACGTCCACCACGCCGGTCTGGGTATCAACCGAGCTGACGGTAACCGGCATCGCATGCATGCCCATCATGTTCTTCATGTGCATGCCGCTCATGCCTTGACCCGAATGCATGGCGCCCATCGTGTCAGGGTTGTGAGCGCTATCGGTCGGCACGGTGTTCTGCGCGAGCGCCATGCCGCTGTCTGCCAGCATGAAGAGTGCGGCGCTGAGTACCGCTGCGAACGGCTTGTGCGTGAGTTTTTTCATGACTGCCTCCTGTGCTGGGGATCAGCGCGAGTTTGCGCTCGGCGCCGTGTAGGCTGATTGAATTTCGCGGCCAGCATATAACCGGCCACCAGGGGCCTCAAGGGCCGGCGTGATGAGATCGAGGAGGGTAGATGGAGCGCGATGAGGTCCGGCCCGGGATGCGGGTTCAAATCGGTCAACAAGACCAAGTACGGCACGGACCGGTGGCTGGCGCCAGCCGAAGTGCTCAGCGTGGTTCATCCCGATAGCGGCGCGGCCCATATCCGCATCATGTTTCTCGACGGCGCGGCCGACGTCTACCACAGCGTCATCCCGACGACCTGGATTACGAGTAAGGAGTGAACCCATGCCACCCATGCATCTGCCCGTGGGGCAACTGAACGCCGAACTGCTACGAGCAGTGGAAGCCGTGTTGGACGAGGGCGAGGGCCTGACGACTTTTATCGAGACCTCGGTGCGTGTCCAGGTCGACCGCCGCCAGCGGCGACGCGACTTCGTGGCCAAGGGATTGGCGGCCGCCGAAACTGCCAAGCGCACCGGCCGCTACACGGACGCCGCCCAGGTTGTCGCGCGGCTCGAAGGCATCCTCGACCAGGCTTCCAAGAGGGCGGGAAACCCGTGACGTCCACCCAGCAGTTGCGACAACTTCTCGAGGCCGCCAAAAACGACGTCCGCGCCGAGGATGCCTTCCTCGCTGGGCTGCTCGCCGCAACCGCCTACGCACACGTGCCTCGCACACCTCCGCCGGCTGGACGCATGCAATTCGTGCAGTTCGTGCGTCCGGATAACGGCCAGACAGTACTGCCTTTCTTCAGCGATCAGACCAAGGCCCAGTTTGCCGTATTGATGGGGCGTACCCTTCTACCCGGTTGAGGCAGCGGCCAGATAA
The DNA window shown above is from Aerosticca soli and carries:
- a CDS encoding SLC13 family permease, coding for MILVLGLVGFTMLMLVLEWVRADLVALLVVVVIGLTGLVPSDRVFNGFAGNAVIAIIAIMIMGAGLDRAGVLALTANFVMRMARGKESRLGVVINSVVSLFSAVIPSQALAALMIPVASRLSARTGVPLSRLLLPMACCILTATNTTLIANSPLILLNDLIASANNNLPPGAHTIPKFGLFSVTPVGLALALLGIFFFYFFGNRLVPEREDPRLKVTPGRTESYFADTYGIVGETAELTVTAESPLVGMSVGEVEQLHDAPMILAIKSGNEARMAPPGDHVIWVGTVLGVLGPREQLAQFANNQLCRISFRMRQLGDLFNPSRAGISEAVIPPNSRFIKRTLGELHLRKRYGISVLAVHRGDKVLRGDLHDVSLRAGDTLVLHSSWRDLARAAEDKDLVVVTDIPREEQRPNKLWQAVGFFVLAKCLALFTNLDLSVAMMTGAVGMLLTGVLNMDEAYQAINWKTIFVTACLIPLGWSMDATGTASWLAQEVLLHLGHAPHWVLQLALAVLTLLFSQVMSNVGATVMMVPIAISVATATGGNPAAYALIVAVSSSNTFLLSSGHPALMMVTGPGGYRARDFLRVGTPLTLAVLVVTLVAINLMYR
- a CDS encoding carboxylesterase/lipase family protein, encoding MAMVRFLAAARRAALLLSLALTGAPGMAAPLPPRVTVAGGVLEGFPIARPQGMVRAFLGIPYAAPPIGAWRWRPPRPAAVWQGVRQATTFGPRCMQRPLFADMRFRSPGMAEDCLYLNVWAPAAGTAYPVLVYLHGGGFLAGDGSEPRYDGAALAARGLVVVTLNYRLDVFGFLALPALAEESSQQAAGNYGLLDQATALAWVKANIAAFGGDPARITVGGESAGAMSVSALMASPLTRDLIAGALGESGALIAPLAPLPRAEAMQRGARWAARAGASSLTALRDLPAAALLEASAAIEPTPARPDVDGLFLSEPPEATFARGDQAKVPLLLGSNTQEGDYPALLHGATPTPAHYRAALRRLFGTQAAQALALYPGADEAQVRRSARELAGDLFVAHSTWRWMDAHRASGAPVYFYLYAHPRPRPRVPAAVDAEAPGAVHSAEIEYALDNLAGNPVYAWDAADRALAGLFSAYVRAFVAQGDPNDAGLPPWPAVGIHQDPVPRQWLELPVHIEYDPGAARHAFLRSYFATHRGEGW
- a CDS encoding DUF411 domain-containing protein, producing MRSRFLSAVGALLLGAGALLPTAVLAAGTAIAVYRDPSCGCCGAWVDYLRAHGYTPTVHAEASMPAIKARLGVPTEAASCHTAVIGGYVIEGHVPAEDIQQLLAERPHARGLAVPGMPMGSPGMEMGTAQRYSVLLILADGSTQVFATHGPQA
- a CDS encoding Rieske (2Fe-2S) protein — protein: MAASPQTPLCRLDEIAEGEPSAVEASLPEGTESLILLRRGGSVCAWRNVCPHAGRRLDWAPGQFLRSGDTLICAAHGASFRLADGLCIGGPCRGQQLQAVSVRVADGAVWLDG
- a CDS encoding methylated-DNA--[protein]-cysteine S-methyltransferase, encoding MNADPLEQVRLLLEQAEEAPRLAQLAAAVHLSAAHLQRSFRRRYGVSPAEYHRARRLARLKHALRDGDTVTAATYTAGFGSASRVYEHSDRLLGMTPASYRTGGAGAAIRYTTTTTPLGRLLVATTERGLCAVSLGDDDDELARRLAAEFPRATRERVDAGRAEWLDAAIARVSAMLGWNDARAADLPPLDVAATAFQWRVWDALTRIPAGETRSYGELAAAIGHPGAARAVGRACGSNRLAFLVPCHRVVREDGSPGGWRWGVERKRELLARERDGLAGNALSRRRGAK
- a CDS encoding N-acetylmuramoyl-L-alanine amidase; its protein translation is MATLGAMLALVLAACAPVPARNPLASWVPSPHHDARRPVLIVLHFTDEASLARSLAILRSANASGPVSAHYLLGTDGHIYQLVADDERAWHAGAGRWGTITDVNSASIGIELVNDGHAPFPEAQIDGLLVLLADLTRRWRIPPTQVIGHEDLAPARKLDPGPRFPWARLAAAGYGLWPRVPLADPPPGFDPWLALAAIGYPLDDRAAAVRAFRHHFRSLEGEALEADDLRVLYALARQLEGDAGP